From one Pempheris klunzingeri isolate RE-2024b chromosome 5, fPemKlu1.hap1, whole genome shotgun sequence genomic stretch:
- the sergef gene encoding secretion-regulating guanine nucleotide exchange factor, translating into METSSPPEFCLHSWGANSYGQLGLGNVEDQSAPRLCDTAALQHKAVRALGGGGGHSVVITENGEVFVCGQNHRGQLGLGHNADILTLQLCPSLSQRVTEVACGWDFTLLLTDCGRVLACGSNTFGQLGVGETLTHTAHPQVVESLKEAVVSVAAGLRHSLAVTDSGCVYQWGKGLSSHAKRALSPRPVPSHLSSTTPCLVPDLDQKNSQMVAAGSAHCVCLTGDGDLFLWGSNKHGQLTNTGPFLSSPTLVKRSLQGGEKVIHVWSGWTHIVAQTESGRVFTWGRGNYGQLGRLASISQNSEGQSMSPSEQDGDQEACHPAEVKVLHGATQVACGSEHNLAIVGGRLLSWGWNEHGMCGDGSQTDVPQPQLVSGLRPLLIGCGAGHSMAVCTETTGGLRQNSAPTSLQ; encoded by the exons ATGGAAACGAGCTCGCCGCCGGAGTTTTGTTTACACTCTTGG GGAGCCAACAGCTACGGACAGCTGGGGCTGGGAAATGTGGAGGACCAGTCAGCCCCGCGGCTCTGTGACACCGCGGCTCTACAACACAAGGCTGTACGGGCTCTCGGCGGCGGCGGGGGTCACTCCGTAGTTATCACTG AGAATggagaggtgtttgtgtgcggaCAGAATCACAGAGGCCAACTGGGACTTGGCCACAATGCAGACATCTTAACTCTTCAACTCTGCCCCAGTCTGAGTCAGAGGGTCACAGAAGTAGCCTGTGGTTGGGATTTTACTCTTCTTCTTACTG aTTGTGGTCGAGTACTTGCATGTGGCTCCAATACATTTGGACAACTGGGTGTTggagagacactcacacacactgcacatccaCAGGTTGTTGAG AGTCTGAAGGAGGCAGTGGTGAGTGTAGCAGCAGGACTCAGACATTCACTAGCTGTTACTG ACTCAGGCTGTGTATATCAGTGGGGAAAAGGTCTTTCCAGCCACGCTAAGAGAGCACTCAGTCCACGCCCTGTTCCGTCACACCTCAGCTCTACGACGCCCTGTCTGGTACCAG ATCTGGATCAGAAGAACTCACAGATGGTAGCTGCGGGCTCAGCGCACTGTGTGTGCCTCACAG gagacgGTGATTTGTTTCTATGGGGAAGCAACAAGCACGGCCAGCTGACCAACACAGGCCCCTTCCTGTCCTCTCCCACTCTTGTGAAGCGCTCACTGCAAGGTGGAGAGAAAGTTATCCATGTGTGGAGCGGCTGGACACACATCGTTGCTCAAACAG AAAGTGGAAGAGTGTTCACGTGGGGCCGAGGAAATTATGGACAGCTGGGACGACTTGCATCAATCAGTCAGAACTCAGAGGGGCAGTCAATGAGTCCTTCAGAACAAGATGGAGACCAGGAGGCTTGCCACCCTGCAGAGGTTAAGGTCCTCCATGGAGCGACACAg gttGCATGTGGATCTGAACATAACCTTGCCATTGTAG GGGGGCGTCTCCTCTCCTGGGGCTGGAACGAACATGGAATGTGTGGAGACGGTTCGCAGACCGACGTCCCTCAGCCGCAGCTGGTTTCTGGGCTCAGACCTCTCCTCATTGGCTGTGGAGCCGGGCACTCTATGGCAGTGTGCACTGAGACAACTGGTGGTTTGAGACAAAACTCAGCACCGACTTCACTTCAGTAA
- the tph1a gene encoding tryptophan 5-hydroxylase 1a — translation MYSNKNEGPRRGRSFDSMNIGFEEKLLNNEINKSTFTKIEESTEKKNTSEKGRATIIFSLKNEVGGLVKALKLFQESHVNLVHIESRKSKRRNSEFEIFVDCDSNHEQLNEIIQLLRKHVNVVDMEPPDNSCLQEEDCMNSKLILSSLLSDMYDVPWFPKKIADLDKCANRVLMYGSELDADHPGFKDNVYRKRRKYFADLAMAYKHGDPIPRIEFTEEEVKTWGVVYRELNKLYPTHACREYLKNLPLLSKYCEFREDNIPQLEDVSRFLRERTGFTIRPVAGYLSPRDFLAGLAFRVFHCTQYVRHSSEPLYTPEPDTCHELLGHVPLLAEPSFAQFSQEIGLASLGASDDSVQKLATCYFFTVEFGLCKQEGQLRAYGAGLLSSISELKHALSGNARIMPFDPTVTSKQECIITTFQDVYFVSDSFEEAKVKMREFAKTIKRPFTVRYNPYTQSVDVLKDTPSINSVVEELRHELDIVGDALSRLNKQLGV, via the exons ATGTACTCAAACAAAAACGAAGGACCGCGTAGAGGAAGATCTTTTGACTCCATGAACATTGGCtttgaagaaaagctgctgaACAATGAG ATAAACAAATCAACCTTCACAAAAATTGAAGAAAGCACCGAAAAGAAGAACACATCAGAGAAAGGGAGAGCAACAATCATCTTTTCCCTCAAGAATGAAGTGGGAGGACTAGTAAAGGCACTCAAACTCTTCCAG GAAAGTCATGTCAACCTTGTACACATAGAGTCCAGAAAATCCAAAAGACGCAACTCTGAGTTTGAAATTTTTGTGGACTGCGACAGCAACCACGAACAACTGAATGAAATCATCCAGCTGCTTCGAAAGCATGTGAACGTGGTGGATATGGAGCCTCCAGATAACTCCTGCCTACAAGAGGAAG ACTGTATGAACAGTAAACTCATtttgtcttctctcctctcagatATGTATGACGTACCTTGGTTCCCAAAGAAGATTGCGGACTTGGACAAATGTGCTAACCGTGTCCTAATGTATGGCTCTGAGTTGGATGCGGATCATCCG GGTTTCAAGGACAATGTCTACCGTAAAAGGCGAAAGTACTTTGCTGATCTTGCCATGGCCTACAaaca TGGGGATCCCATTCCTCGTATTGagttcacagaggaggaagtgaagaccTGGGGGGTCGTGTACAGGGAGCTCAACAAGTTGTATCCCACCCACGCCTGCCGGGAATACTTGAAGAACCTGCCACTGCTGTCCAAATACTGTGAATTTCGAGAGGACAACATCCCTCAGCTGGAAGATGTCTCACGCTTCCTCCGGG AACGCACTGGATTTACCATCAGGCCTGTGGCCGGTTATCTGTCCCCTCGTGACTTCCTTGCTGGTTTGGCCTTCCGTGTTTTCCACTGTACCCAGTATGTGCGGCACAGCTCCGAACCCTTATACACCCCAGAGCC GGACACATGCCATGAGCTGCTGGGCCATGTCCCGCTGCTAGCAGAGCCCAGCTTCGCCCAGTTTTCCCAGGAGATTGGTCTCGCTTCACTTGGGGCCTCAGATGACTCAGTTCAGAAACTGGCCACT TGCTATTTCTTTACGGTGGAGTTTGGCCTATGCAAACAAGAAGGGCAGCTGCGAGCATATGGAGCAGGACTGCTGTCATCTATCAGTGAGCTTaag CATGCGCTCTCTGGCAATGCAAGGATAATGCCCTTTGACCCCACAGTTACATCCAAACAAGAATGCATCATCACAACATTTCAGGATGTCTACTTTGTGTCAGACAGCTTTGAGGAGGCCAAAGTCAAGATGAG GGAGTTTGCCAAGACCATCAAGCGTCCCTTCACAGTCCGATACAACCCTTACACACAGAGTGTGGATGTGCTAAAAGACACTCCCAGCATCAACAGCGTGGTGGAGGAGCTTCGACACGAGCTCGACATCGTTGGCGACGCCCTCAGCCGGCTGAACAAGCAGCTGGGTGTCTGA
- the saal1 gene encoding protein saal1: MELPEEVETERSPSPTGGQSPVMDRNPSPPPDSADEKDDEDLDAIGETVYSKHWLFSTLTRLIHMVTEHLEVDSEGQMQLPDDDEEALCRVWDMAMDKDVAGFLQEFKATDILLGVIAKSHCPRLTEICVGILGNMACFPDTCLTLSQNEDLGAVLLLLLGDTDPPTLMETSRLLLTCVSQKDVCSVWLQRIRQQTSVRSSLCFIMCSSTNTDLLEKVGELVDKLFDLDEELMKSWITAQPSEEEEEEEEEEDGERCLDVTSCFLEAAKQLRSESPNGLEVYLHALQLLTTVNEGIQSFAAPDGPGRAVWEFVCDVVCDDLCQPNDPPVVLQEQKSILVQAFAVLLALYRCQDQWQSKSDISLPLIGSVLRVLHYHSEGKVDGTNKDDTRDEQLEALAEITAEFLSDICIQIPKDTVADLVKKGYLTEKTSLTAAGSLVPNFKSSFQHLQSMLSETDPQLADMVRKRFPV; this comes from the exons ATGG AATTACCTGAGGAAGTGGAGACTGAGAGATCACCATCTCCAACTGGAGGGCAGTCTCCTGTGATGGACCGTAACCCATCACCACCCCCAGACTCAGCAGATGAAAAGGATGACGAAGATTTGGACGCCATCGGAGAAACCGTTTACAGCAAGCACTGGCTTTTCAGCACCCTGACTCGTCTCATCCAT ATGGTCACAGAACATTTAGAAGTGGACTCTGAAGGTCAGATGCAGCTCCCTGACGATGATGAGGAAGCTCTATGTAGAGTTTGGGATATGGCAATGGATAAG GATGTGGCTGGTTTTCTGCAGGAATTCAAAGCTACAGATATCCTTCTTGGGGTGATAGCCAAATCTCATTGTCCACGTCTCACA GAAATTTGCGTGGGAATCCTTGGGAACATGGCTTGTTTTCCTGACACTTGTCTGACTCTCAGCCAAAATGAAGACTTAGG TGCTGTGCTGTTACTTCTTCTAGGAGATACGGATCCTCCGACCCTCATGGAAACCAGCAG ATTGCTGCTGACCTGTGTCTCCCAGAAAGATGTCTGTTCCGTGTGGCTTCAGCGAATCCGACAGCAGACATCTGTGCGCTCCAGCCTCTGTTTCATCATGTGCAGCTCTACCAACA CTGACCTGCTTGAGAAGGTTGGAGAGCTGGTCGACAAACTGTTTGACCTTGACGAAGAGCTGATGAAGAGTTGGATCACAGCTCAGCcaagtgaagaggaggaggaggaggaggaggaggaggatggtgaaaGATGTTTGGATGTGACCTCATGTTTTCTTGAGGCAGCCAAACAGCTTAG ATCAGAGAGTCCGAATGGCTTAGAGGTTTACCTTCATGCCCTCCAACTCCTCACCACCGTGAATGAGGGCATTCAGAGTTTTG CTGCCCCTGATGGACCTGGCAGAGCAGTATGGGAGTTTGTCTGTGACGTTGTGTGTGATGACCTCTGCCAGCCAAATGATCCTCCAGTCGTGCTGCAAGAGCAGAAGAGCATTTTAGTTCAGGCTTTTGCTGTGCTGCTGGCTCTTTATAGATGCCAGGACCAGTGGCAGAGCAAAAGTGACATAA GTCTTCCCCTTATTGGAAGCGTTTTGCGAGTGCTTCACTACCACAGTGAGGGAAAAGTTGATGGTACCAACAAAGACGACACACGAGATGAACAGCTCGAGGCTCTAGCGGAGATCACAGCTGAGTTTCTGTCAGACATCTGCATTCAGATTCCCAAG GACACTGTGGCAGATCTGGTAAAGAAAGGTTACCTCACAGAAAAGACTTCTCTCACAGCTGCAGGCAGTTTAGTTCCCAACTTTAAGTCTTCA TTTCAGCACCTGCAGTCCATGCTGTCAGAGACTGATCCCCAATTGGCAGACATGGTGAGGAAACGGTTTCCTGTCTGA